The DNA region ttaaaatgaaagtaaaGCTCAAGAATTCTTGGCACACATTCAATCAGAGAAAAGAACTACATTTTAATATTATTGCATATCTGCAGGTGTGTTGCAGTGAAGTGTTATCACTTTATATTTCACTTCAAACAAAAAATGACAACAAAACATAAATGTATGACATAAGTCTCAATGAGAATAATAtaatcttttatattcaagaaTATAAGAAACTCACAGTTCCACGCCATTCACCACGGTACACCTCCCCATATGATCCTGCATAACAAATGTTTGCCACCCAAATGCAATCAAGAATTCATGTAAAAAGCCAGATAAAAGGAACCATCTAAAAATAATGTAACAAAATATTATAGAACAAAGTACAGTCATTACCAAGTCCAATACGCTCACCCAGAGTGATTTCCTCCCATGGAATATCATACTCAGCAACTTCatctaaagcagaatcagattTTGTGCTATCATTACTAACTACTGAGCGATCAGATCTTCTCTCACCCTCTAAATTTGCTCCTAAAGCACTATATACTCCATCACCACTACCCTTCAGCTCATAACCATCACTGTCCTTATCTCCATCACTTTGACTGCTCTGCTCATAGTGCTTACTCACAGCAGCAGTGGTTGCTACTACAGCTGCAGCAGTAGCAGCTGCCGTTACTGGAAGCTCAATGTTTGAGTCAGTGCTTGACTTTGCCACAGCAACTACCATAGAGGATGCAACAACGGCAGCGGCGGCTGCTGCAGCAGCAGCAACCGGGACATTTTTTCCATATTTTACCTGAGTTGGTATATGTTGTCCGGCTGCTTCCCTTGTAAGGAGTGGAAGGTCGAATCCTAAACCTTCTACAGGCTTTGAATTCTCCAGCTGATTGACAGAACTTTCTTTGGGATGAAATCTGCCGTGAGGCAAAGGAGAAAAAATTTGAGGAGGACCAATATTATTGCCAACCTCAGTTTCCTGCTGTCCACTTCCCCGTTTATGTTCATATTTCTCTTCAGTTGGGAAGTTGGTGTCGGTTAGGGAGCTTAATTCCTCATGATAAACGTCAGAAAATAAATTTGGAGGAGCAACAACACCACTTTCAAGTAAAACATCATGAAGTTTCTGAGCTAATTGAGGGTTTTCCTTGGCAGTATCAATCATATATTGGGAAAAATCTTTGACTTTCATTCTACGTACTGCAGGGGAACTGGTCCCTTCACTCCAAGAAGAAGATCTTGCAAGCACATATGGATTATTCGGTCTGCCAGAAACTTCTTGCACCGTGATCTTCTCAACTTTGTGGGAACTTGTGAATTCATCCAACGGTCTCATTGATTCCTCCTTTGCTGTGGCTCGCCTGCTTACATCAGATTCTTTCTCTGCATAGGAAGAATGTTTTGATCTGCTTTCTCTGTCCAGCATCCCAAAAAATGAAGTTTCTCCAGAAGAACTTCCAACCCCACTGCTAGATGATGCTAGGTGAGAGGAATCAGGGTCTCTTGATAAAGGACTGGCAACAAAAAAGGACTCATCAAACTCAATATGTGATCCAGTTGCATCAGATGGAATAAGAGTTCCAGGATCTGCCATCAGGTCAACAATGTACTCCCTGAAATTTATATGAAGCACATCTTATTGATACTGAACAAGGCTTTGCAACTCCTAATTTAAGTAAGACACAAAAAGAATATATTCAACTACtatcaaatttaaaaatatcatttgaaaaattaaaaaaagctaCAACAGAAAAGGTAAACTAATTACAGAGACACTGGTAGCCTAAATCATTTCACATGTATTCTACTCAACAGAGCATTGATGACAGAAATTAATATCACAATGACAATGCTCAGAGAAGTATATGATAAACAAATAAATTCTGCCTACTTGCTCAGACCATGTAAAATATAACTTTGATATCATTTACCTCCCATCATCAATCTTGACAAAGTTTATTGCCACATCATCAGAGCCTGTATATTGCAGTCCTTTCACCAACCGAGATGGGATGCCCAAACTATCGGCTAGAACCTACATTTGTCATAAAGCAAAAAAACAATTATTGCATACACCAGGACTTATGAAACATTAAGCTGAGTGTAGAAAAAGCTGATAAATATAAAAACTCAAGATTATCTTGAATAAAATAGCTTGTTCGGTCCATATAGATGACACAGCCTAAAGGGaaaaaaacttttgttgttgtaATATCTTAAATGCATGGTgaagttttgaaattttaagAGAATGTAGCAAAAATATCACAGGTTGTATTGGTCACAATCTTTCTCTTGATATAATCTAACAATTTTTTGGTTTGAATCTGACGATAATTTAAAAATGTTATTAGAGGCTTCCAACAACTAATGCATGGGATcatttttaattgaaatttaaatCACAAAAGAAAATGGTGGGATAAGCACCTTAAATAACAAGGCCCGATGCCGAGCCAATCCAATAGTTAGGGAACCAAGTGGCAAAACCATGCTACCAAGGGTTGCTTTCAGACTGTAACTAAGACTCCCCCACGCTTTTGTCATGCTTTCAGGATCTCCAACTGGTCCACCCATATAGTCAGCCACAAATATTGCAAGCTTGCACACCAAATTGTTATCTACAATTACTTCAGAACCAGGTCTTGAATTGACAGTCAGCTCCAAGGCTTTTTGCTCAAGTTTCAACAAATTAAAATCAGCCGCCCTATTCACCAAGACAGCTTCCCATGCAACGTTACTAGAGATTGATCTTCCTTGCAGATCCACAAGGGAAGGCATTCTTGCAGAGGTTGACTCAGTTAAGATCCCATATAGATCATAGAAGCCATCCAAGATTTGGTCATCATAACCAAGAGCATTGTAATTCTGTGAAGAATGGATAAATCTACGATATGAGATGGGTTAGAAAGGTTTATATGTAGGACAAATTAGAGTCAAGTAACCAAGTGACGTCTAGGAATAGGTACATTTTATTTCAAACCCATTTGATATATGGATCatctggaaaaaaaaaccaaaccaGACATAGCAATCTAATTGAATCCTAAATCCTAACCCCTTTGATGTGTAGAACCAAAAGCTTTATTCAAAGATAAACATAGAAAAGCACCAAAGATCACATAACATGGTTAACATGAACCAACTATTCCAAAAGTTTAAGCTGTTGGtgcacatgaatggttttatattatacctcTACCACGCcctctcacgcaagagcccattTGGCTTGACGCCAGGACAATGCACAGGTCCACTTACCATGTGCTgaaatttaacatttttttttggtaaaataaTGGGGCAACAGGGATCGGGCATCAGACGATGGGTCATAGAGACTCTGATACTACTATAACATAAACCAACAAtgtcaaaagcttaagctattgggtgaAGACAAataaatggttttatattatacttctaACAAACACCATTTCAAATAGGCTTTTAGGGTTAGAGGCCATATCATATACTAACATGTTCTATGAGCTAATGATTGAAAATTAGACATGAAACAAGGGAAATTTAGGAGGCTTTTAGAACAAACAAAAATTAGATATAAGTTTATATTAAGGGGGGAGAGAGTTACAAAATCCAGCAAATCCCCAACAGCAGACAAATCTTTTTAGCCAATATAGAAAGTCTGTCTCTTGCCTATTTCATATCAAagcattcaaaaaaaaaatatgacacACACATACCCGTCATCTTATCAAAGAGATCTTGAAATATCAAAACAAGGAAGTCTATCCTTAATGTAAAAGAATATTTAAGCATTAAAAACCTTCAACTTCAATAAAAAACATATTACCAGTCTAAGTACTTAAATATGATCATAACattcaagtttgaaggatcgtTTTGCATATCTACATATCAAGAAGCCAAACAAATTTCCATATACTAAACTGCCATTTAATGTCCAGGGTGTATGTCAAATTAGTTCAAATGCAAGTACGCAATTCATCTTGGCACTACTTCAACATCACTTCTCAATATATATGGTTGATGTTGAAGGATATTGGAAATCCCAAGCCAAAATCAAAGTCCTTATACAAACTGTCGTGATTTTCTATCCGTGTCATTCACATGGGTAAGAAAGGTAAAACCCACATGAATAAAGGCACTAGTGATATAAACACAATTCCAGACCCTTACTTCCATCTTTTTTCCCTCCTTTTCTTCAGGCTAAGATCTATAGTATACCTTTTAAAACTCCATGCTCCAGAGTCCAGACCATGCCAATGAAGTACCATCTACACATTTGAAATTCTCTACAATCTTCTTGAAGCCTCTTATTTCTCTTGACACAATAATCAAACTTATATCTTCCAATATCTTTTCTTCCACCATCATTAGAACAAGAATGTGAAATTCAACCTAAAGTCAACATGCTTAAAATGAATAAAGTAACTTACCCAGTATCGGTAGGCCACAACTTCTGCTGGTGTATTATCAGGGTCACAAGACCCCAAACTGATCTGCTTAACAGCTTCAATTTGCACAGCTTCAGGGTCCTCCTTTGCACTCAGCTCCAAAGCAAGCTGTATCTGGTACTCTTCTTCTACTTCAGGATCCCTCGAAGCACTAGACCCTGAATCATGCCCTGCTGAATCTGAAACAACATCCAAACCACCACCACTGCTCACTGTGTCAGATgactccattttctctcctctcccCTGCTTCAAAGCTGGAGGACTAGAACTCTGCCTATTAGCCACTGAATGCAACCAATTAGAGAGCCCAGAAAAGGGTTTATGCTCAGAACTTTGAGGGGAACGAGAGTGTACATGCTTcttagaggaagaagaagaagacccttGTCCATTTTCTGATTGATCAGACATGATATGAAGCTTCTTAAGAAGATTCTTCATATCTTTTCCCTGATCAATGCTAGAGAAATGGAAACACCATCTTGATGACTTGACCCTTTGACCAaccaaacaatcttcaaatctgTCTCAGTCAAAAGGGTAGCTCAAAAACTGTTCAAAGAAGCTTTTTTCACTTCATTTTTGACAAAACCCAGATGCCAAAACAATCAAATCCATAGCACAATTTCAACCAAGCAATAAACTTTGGAATAGTTGTCCAATCAAAGTGATCCAGATGCTTGGATTGGAATGAAGCAGCTTCCTTTAGACCCGGCAGCAACAGAGAAACACTCACTCACACTCTAAcagacaaacaaacaaacacgtGCAGTGCAGGTCAACAAAACCAACTTCAGAGGTTTTGTGCTGCTAGCTCACAACAACACCACCACCTTTAAGGAAGcagaagaaagaaacaagaagcaTTAAAACAACCCAGATTTAGAAAGTGATCTTGTTCCTAGGCATAGGAAAATGGAAGGAACATGGGGAGAGTTGAAGAAAACATAAACAAGAAGAGGCAaatacagagagagagagagagagagagagagagagagagaagcaaCAAGTGGAGGGGCCACAACAAAGGATGACCCACTTGAGTTGAGGACTAGAAGGATAACAAGGTCACATTAAAAAGTGATCTTGGTGGGAAATACAACAAACAATACATGATTGATGAAAAACAACAATATATGAATATATGCTCTTTGAGGAAGTTTGTgatattgaaattttatttattttattttagatttaattaCACTTTCGGTCCCGTTAGTTTGAATTAGAAGTGATTTTGGTCGctctaattttttaatttattgagGTCCTCTATTTTCCAAATTGGGCAAATTTGATTAATTTGTATATATCAAAAGTTGTTAGATTGTTATTTTCTTTTCGAATATATTATATGGATAAGCGATATGATATGAgatgattaaaataaattataagtcACAAGATTAATGAAAGTTAATAAATTTTGAAGAATTTTGTAAAacattagattaggttttaaaTGGGgaaattttgtgattttttaaattttttgttgaaatttaatatattagtTAGTGAATTTTGAGGGAAAATGTCTACTATAgttaaatttattcaatttatAAAGATTTTGGTTAGAAAAAAGTGAAATTGAATGTTTCAAGTTTAATAAAGGgataatcctctaattggtccctgtggttgtgtggccgtctgaaattagtcccttccgtaaaatctaagtcctcgcgtttgaaaagtgtgtggaaattagtccctccggcgaggacctgctacacacactttttcaaacgcgaggacttagattttacaggagggactaatttcagacggccacacaaccacagggaccaattagaggattaaccctttAATAAAAGTAATTGAATCAAAAGTTGAAAACTGGATTGTAACAACTCACATAAAATTGAAGGATTGCATATGGGACTAAAATAATACTTCAGCCGTATTAGAGGGGCCAAATTAAGTGTAGTTAAACATTCATCACacacacatacatatatatCTAAGAGATATTTCTCTTTATGTATGATGTTTGTTCCATTTCTCTttctatatatttatatatatgttgaataGGTAAGATCAGTTagtattaataaaatataaaatttgataAAACATTATGATAAGATGTGAGATTATCCAAATCCACAGTTTGGACCTAACATTGCTATGGTAAACTAATCAGAAATGGAGAATATTGAACAAACAAGCTGAAAAGAAGTAGGGAAAacggaaagaaagaaaaaaagtttaAACCCCGTTTGAGCCGCACACCCTTGGGTTATTCAAGTAAACTCTATCTTTTGTCCTTTGCCATAAAAACCACTTTTTTCCAAGTAGAGAACAAATGATTCCTAAAGTGGTAGTGGCAGAAGCTCACTTTCGTGCTCAACCTTCCAACCAACCTCAACAACTCCTCTCTGCAAGACTAATAATGCCAACTATGTGTGTTAGTGTACTACTAGCTTTTAGGAATTATTCATTAgaaattttgtttaattttgttttgtttctcacATATTCTTTTGTGTGACTAATACACCTTAATTGCTcacttttaattaataatactatAATTGTAGACATAAGTGATATATCCTAACCATTATACTCTCAACCTGAACTATATTCCTCATTGGATTAATTGGACATGGGGACAGAGAGAAGAGAGCCAAGAAAAATATTCAGATCATACCTGCAGCATAGGGAAACAAAAAGTGCACCAAATTGGAGAAATAATTAGTGGAGGAGATTGAAGCAAAAGTCATATGTAGGTAGATGCATGGAAGctcttatttttcatatttaatatgaaaaaaaaatttgtcataCCTCCAGAATGTTCTTTCATAATTgacaaatatttaattatttagtttaataataataatatcatgacaaataataataagtTTTAAAATCCGCATTTTAGTAATACATTTACATTTTAATAATTAACAAGATAATAACATAGCATAATTCTCTAATTAGATTAACATGAGAGAACTCTATTTCAATTAACATAGAAATGGTCGTGAGAATGATAAATTAGTCTCATAACTGTTAATTGTTACTTTAATTtgattaagaagaaaaaaaaaacatgggagAGTTCCCTTTTGATATGTATTGTTGCTTCATTGCTGACCATTGGTTTCTATCGGCCAAGACAAGGCATATAAGTCCTTTACTCATGGAGGACAGTGACTGGTTGTAATTGCTAGCCCAcactcttattattattatcaaaatGATAGGGACCCAATACAGAGCTTTTACTTTTCCTGGTTAATTAAAAATGATTGTTCCTACCCCATCTCCTCAAATTCTTGAATCTTGACAAGTTTTGGATTAAGATGATGCCTACTTTTTATCCTATATCAGTATCAGAACGGGATCCGGATAACACCAAGTGTGTTCCTTCtgtctttttgtctttctcttacttaTGGTTCCCTAATGAACAGGGATTATCAGCGGAGCTTCTCATCCTCTTAAAACCATTTACTTTATCAGAATACTTTATTTAATTCAAGTATGAGCTCAGACATCATCCATCAAATACCCAAAAGTATGGATGTACAATACCCGGCCATGTTCATTGATCCGTCTAACTCATGTCCTGTAGACTCGCATCTTGTCGAGTTTCTTCGGGTCTAAGGACAGGTTCGGGTTTAAAAACCGGACCTTGTCAATATTTAAGGTTGGGTTGAACTCAAGTCCAACCCGTCCCACAACTCTTCTTAGACCACCCTCAATGGTGTTGAATTGAGGGTGTTTAATGTTGAAAGGGGTGTGTAATGGTGTTGAATTgaagtgttgaaagttgaaagggggagagaggagttgaaaaaattaaacaggGTTGAAACCTACTTCCGGAGACACGTGGCACGCCCTGGTTGGTAACCGACAGGCGCGTGCAACACACGCGCCGACAAGGCGCGTAACGCTGCAGGTTTGGCTGCGTGTGGGACCCAGTGTCTCGGAAgtgggacgcgtggcacgccCTGGTTGGGCACCGACAGGCGCGTGCCACGCACGCatcagaggagagagagagggtcTGCAGATGGGCACGTGTCACACTGTGATTGGTCCGGGCGATTTTcgtttatcctaatctttccaactcaattatttcattcaaaaaaaaattaaaaaaatataatttttttaccaaaattcatgattttttttctctataaatagagacttggttcgtttgatttggacacagaaaaataaaccaagttttccatcatcttattcatcttattatctttctattatcccctttactttgaaatgaatcccaacaattaccatttcaacacccagaattcttctaactCATTTAgcaaccaaaatcccaacaattatcaacatccaaatcagttttccaactaccaaaatcccaacaattatcaacatccaaatcaattttccaactaccaaaatcccaacaattgtcaacatccaaatcaattttccaactaCCAagatcccaacaattatcaagatccaaatcaatccaactaccaaaatcccaacaattttcaagatccaaatcaatttctcAACCAACATTCTCATCCCCATCATGGATCTATGTTCAGATATCCATCTCCAACACCGCCGTCTAATGATGGTGCACCTGAATTTcccgaattttcaacacaaatgactCTTGGTGGCATGACAGCTGGTAATGAAGCCACTCCAAATGAAGAGGATTCAACTCCTACGAGCAGGAGAAGTCACTTACCAGCATGGAACACTGATCAAAATAGGgtgttaattagtgggtggcttaaatatggaacaaacagtgttgtcgggagaaaccaaaaaggagaaacattttggggtcaaattgctgagtattgtaatcagcattgctcattcgatcctccgcgggATGGAAATGCATGTCGAAACCGTTATAATTATATGAgcaagcaaataaataaatggattggcgcttatgatggCGCTAAGCGTATGcaacgaagcggttggtcggagaatGATATTTTGACCCAAGCGCAAGAATTATACGCAGATGGGAAGAAGGGTCAATTTAATTTGATGGCAGAATGGCAGGCtctccgtgatcaaccacgttATTGTAGTCAAGCAGGAGGAAATGTTGGCTcaggaagtagtggatctaagagatctcgcgagagtgatgcatgtggctcaaactctataggatcgattccccgtccaatgggtagggaggcagctaaaaaaagggtaaaaagaagAGCACAACAGCTGCCTTGGAGGCGATGGAGAAAGATTGGGCTGAATACAAACAAGTCAAGGAGATAGAGGTTGAAAAATTGAAGCAGATAGCATCGATGCAACAAGAGACTAATAAATTGAGGAAAGAGGAGACTGAAGCTAAGAAAATGGAATTATTTCTAAGGTTAAGTGAAGAGGAGCATCTCAGTGACCAcaagaaagagctgttgaagcggttgtcccaagagctctttggaaattaattgtctgtagtgtttgctttattaattttcaagtggtgtcaagtctgtagtgtttgctttaataatttgtcagtgttgtcaattctgtagtgtttgctttaataatttgtcagtgttttgtcaagtctgtactgtttactttaataatttgtcagtgttgtcagtggctttaatgtatgggttaccgAGTTTGAATATGcatcactcaattcgaatctagtccttatccgataattaactatagttcatattatttcgaatccgtcagtgtccaccattcaatttatctatatatatggactcatagatccaccattcaatgtatctcttcccatctacttaaaatttcacaaaaaatggatccacCAGAGTTTGATCTCGAAGCGTACCttgaaaaaagtaagagagaagaCACTTATATACTCAACCGATTTAGGGAGCGTCGAAATCTAATATTGGAGGATAGTGCACCTCGTGGTAGAAAACATCTCAGTAGAGATCATGCAGGGGCAAACCAAAGGCTAATTgccgactactttgccaatgagcctacatacgacgatggaatattccgtcgccggtaccggatgcaaaaacatgttttccttcgaatcgttgcggacctttcaagtagtgataactacttcacccagcgagttgatgcagcgaagaaagaaggtatatcgcccttagcaaaatgcaccacagcaatgcgaatgttagcatatggtgtggcagcagatgcagtcgatgagtatatcaaaataggagagactacagcattggagtgtttacgtagattctgtaaaggaatcatacgattgtatgagcaagagtatctgagagcaccaacccaagaggacctgcaaagaatactacaggttagtgaaatgcgggggttcccaggcatgatcgggagtattgactgcatgcactgggagtggaaaaattgtcctaaagcatgggaaggtcaatttgctagaggggataagggaaccaccacagttattcttgaagcagttgcatctcctgatctttggatctggcatgccttttttggatgtccgggaacgttgaacgaTATAAATGTTCTAGaccggtcaccagtgtttgatgaattggaaCAGGGAAACGCTCCAAGTGTGAATTTCATcgtgaatcaacgtccctataatatggcatactatctagcagatggtatctacccttcttatccaactttcgtcaaatctattagacttcctcaaagtgaacccgataactgctttgcaaaacatcaggaggcatgtcggaaggacatcgaacgtgcatttggagtgcttcaagctcgttttaaaatcatccgtgaaccagctcgcttgtggaacataactgatttgggtatcatcatgaggtcatgcatcatattacataatatgattgttgaggatgaacgagattcatatgctcaacgctggaccgattttgagcaagctgagggaagtggatctagtacaccgcaaccatactcgaccgaggtgttacccgcttttgcggaTCATGTGcatgctagatccgagttgcgtgatccAAATGTCCATCAccaactgcaagcagatctagtgaagcacatctgggcaaagtttggaatgtatcatgattaaatatgctttgtatcgtactaattacgttatttgtgtgttgtgtgtttagtttgttgtcttgcattttaagttaagaaaattaaataaattattgtgtgcttagagttgtcttgcattttaagttaagcaaataaaatatattattgtgtgcttagtttgttgtcttgcattgcattttaagttaagcaaataaaatgtattattgtgtgcttagtttcttttcttccatttgaagttaataaaataaaataaattattgtgtatattttttaaaaaaaatattaaattgttaagtgttttagtttaatttacgttaaaaaaatattacgttaatttaatttaatttaaaaaataaaaaaacattaaattaaattaaatcgataatagtttatttaatttaattttatcgaaaattttaattttatgaaatcataaaaagaaaaatataaaattaaatcaaaatatgaaatataaaaagtggtggggtagggtgttgaatgaaaaaccattggagtgggtaaaagttgaatgaagtgttgaactggagagagaaggtgatgtggagtgttgggaagagaaaaagtggagtgttgagggtgttgaatgttgaaaccattggagATGGTCTTAGCACCTAACCTCAAAACATGGTTTTGTATATTTTCATTAATTGTTAAGTTTCAAGTGAACTAAATTTATATTCTTTGCTATAGTTTagtattttgttttaaaaaacatCACCTCTATCTAGTTTCTTTCATAATATAATAATAGgataagaaaatatttttttgccgAATGATAAGTATTTATAATTCCATATTGATATTTGAAATTTACATTCAATTTGTCCTTCGGGCCAACCTGGACCCGTCCTTTTGTGACCTAGTCTATGTTGAACCCGCACCTATCAATATTTAGGGTCGGATAAAAGTCAAGTCAAGTCAAGTCCGTTCCATCccacaaacaattttttttttattatggtATGATCTTTAaagattaattttatttataatagtTTTCTTTGTTCAGTTTAAAATTTTGTATAAGCTATTCTCCAATATCAGCATCCAAATGCAAATAGATTATTGAATTTAAGCTCTTATACAATAAACACTTATTCAATAAGTgtttaattaaattgttttttcAAACGCAGcccctttttttttgtcaataacgCAGCCTCTAACTAACATGAAATAAAAACCAATAACAAAAAACACTAAAATAGGCCCAGCAACAAATACAGCAAAAATTGTCTTTTAGCCATTTGGGTCTGGCTGTGTGGCCTGCTACCAAGATGACAGGTTAAGTTTGGTATCAATGATGGGTGGTAACCAGTGTTTTAAGACTCagctcggaccggccggtccgaccggTTGGACCGGGACTCGGTGacctgaccggtccgagccTCACATCAGACCGGTTGTGCATGTGACTCGGCCGGAACCGGtttgaaccggccggttcgatgATTAACTcggtgactcggccggttttttaTTGAACCGGCGAGTCacccatttct from Lotus japonicus ecotype B-129 chromosome 2, LjGifu_v1.2 includes:
- the LOC130738798 gene encoding probable serine/threonine-protein kinase SIS8 isoform X3, which encodes MPSLVDLQGRSISSNVAWEAVLVNRAADFNLLKLEQKALELTVNSRPGSEVIVDNNLVCKLAIFVADYMGGPVGDPESMTKAWGSLSYSLKATLGSMVLPLGSLTIGLARHRALLFKVLADSLGIPSRLVKGLQYTGSDDVAINFVKIDDGREYIVDLMADPGTLIPSDATGSHIEFDESFFVASPLSRDPDSSHLASSSSGVGSSSGETSFFGMLDRESRSKHSSYAEKESDVSRRATAKEESMRPLDEFTSSHKVEKITVQEVSGRPNNPYVLARSSSWSEGTSSPAVRRMKVKDFSQYMIDTAKENPQLAQKLHDVLLESGVVAPPNLFSDVYHEELSSLTDTNFPTEEKYEHKRGSGQQETEVGNNIGPPQIFSPLPHGRFHPKESSVNQLENSKPVEGLGFDLPLLTREAAGQHIPTQVKYGKNVPVAAAAAAAAAVVASSMVVAVAKSSTDSNIELPVTAAATAAAVVATTAAVSKHYEQSSQSDGDKDSDGYELKGSGDGVYSALGANLEGERRSDRSVVSNDSTKSDSALDEVAEYDIPWEEITLGERIGLGSYGEVYRGEWRGTEVAVKRFLDQDISGESLEEFISEVKIMKRLRHPNVVLFMGAVTRPPNLSIVTEFLPRGSLYRLIHRSNSQLDERRRLRMALDTARGMNYLHSCSPMIVHRDLKSPNLLVDKNWVVKVCDFGLSRMKLSTFLSSRSTAGTAEWMAPEVLRNEPSNEKCDVYSFGVVLWELSTLQQPWGGLNPMQVVGAVGFQHRRLDIPDNMDPAIAEIVRKCWQTDSKLRPTFAEILATLKPLQKQIVGSQVPRPVASARQEKAQPSVAEDPEN
- the LOC130738798 gene encoding probable serine/threonine-protein kinase SIS8 isoform X1, translating into MKNLLKKLHIMSDQSENGQGSSSSSSKKHVHSRSPQSSEHKPFSGLSNWLHSVANRQSSSPPALKQGRGEKMESSDTVSSGGGLDVVSDSAGHDSGSSASRDPEVEEEYQIQLALELSAKEDPEAVQIEAVKQISLGSCDPDNTPAEVVAYRYWNYNALGYDDQILDGFYDLYGILTESTSARMPSLVDLQGRSISSNVAWEAVLVNRAADFNLLKLEQKALELTVNSRPGSEVIVDNNLVCKLAIFVADYMGGPVGDPESMTKAWGSLSYSLKATLGSMVLPLGSLTIGLARHRALLFKVLADSLGIPSRLVKGLQYTGSDDVAINFVKIDDGREYIVDLMADPGTLIPSDATGSHIEFDESFFVASPLSRDPDSSHLASSSSGVGSSSGETSFFGMLDRESRSKHSSYAEKESDVSRRATAKEESMRPLDEFTSSHKVEKITVQEVSGRPNNPYVLARSSSWSEGTSSPAVRRMKVKDFSQYMIDTAKENPQLAQKLHDVLLESGVVAPPNLFSDVYHEELSSLTDTNFPTEEKYEHKRGSGQQETEVGNNIGPPQIFSPLPHGRFHPKESSVNQLENSKPVEGLGFDLPLLTREAAGQHIPTQVKYGKNVPVAAAAAAAAAVVASSMVVAVAKSSTDSNIELPVTAAATAAAVVATTAAVSKHYEQSSQSDGDKDSDGYELKGSGDGVYSALGANLEGERRSDRSVVSNDSTKSDSALDEVAEYDIPWEEITLGERIGLGSYGEVYRGEWRGTEVAVKRFLDQDISGESLEEFISEVKIMKRLRHPNVVLFMGAVTRPPNLSIVTEFLPRGSLYRLIHRSNSQLDERRRLRMALDTARGMNYLHSCSPMIVHRDLKSPNLLVDKNWVVKVCDFGLSRMKLSTFLSSRSTAGTAEWMAPEVLRNEPSNEKCDVYSFGVVLWELSTLQQPWGGLNPMQVVGAVGFQHRRLDIPDNMDPAIAEIVRKCWQTDSKLRPTFAEILATLKPLQKQIVGSQVPRPVASARQEKAQPSVAEDPEN
- the LOC130738798 gene encoding probable serine/threonine-protein kinase SIS8 isoform X2 — translated: MVLHWHGLDSGAWSFKRFIHSSQNYNALGYDDQILDGFYDLYGILTESTSARMPSLVDLQGRSISSNVAWEAVLVNRAADFNLLKLEQKALELTVNSRPGSEVIVDNNLVCKLAIFVADYMGGPVGDPESMTKAWGSLSYSLKATLGSMVLPLGSLTIGLARHRALLFKVLADSLGIPSRLVKGLQYTGSDDVAINFVKIDDGREYIVDLMADPGTLIPSDATGSHIEFDESFFVASPLSRDPDSSHLASSSSGVGSSSGETSFFGMLDRESRSKHSSYAEKESDVSRRATAKEESMRPLDEFTSSHKVEKITVQEVSGRPNNPYVLARSSSWSEGTSSPAVRRMKVKDFSQYMIDTAKENPQLAQKLHDVLLESGVVAPPNLFSDVYHEELSSLTDTNFPTEEKYEHKRGSGQQETEVGNNIGPPQIFSPLPHGRFHPKESSVNQLENSKPVEGLGFDLPLLTREAAGQHIPTQVKYGKNVPVAAAAAAAAAVVASSMVVAVAKSSTDSNIELPVTAAATAAAVVATTAAVSKHYEQSSQSDGDKDSDGYELKGSGDGVYSALGANLEGERRSDRSVVSNDSTKSDSALDEVAEYDIPWEEITLGERIGLGSYGEVYRGEWRGTEVAVKRFLDQDISGESLEEFISEVKIMKRLRHPNVVLFMGAVTRPPNLSIVTEFLPRGSLYRLIHRSNSQLDERRRLRMALDTARGMNYLHSCSPMIVHRDLKSPNLLVDKNWVVKVCDFGLSRMKLSTFLSSRSTAGTAEWMAPEVLRNEPSNEKCDVYSFGVVLWELSTLQQPWGGLNPMQVVGAVGFQHRRLDIPDNMDPAIAEIVRKCWQTDSKLRPTFAEILATLKPLQKQIVGSQVPRPVASARQEKAQPSVAEDPEN